The following coding sequences lie in one Frigoribacterium sp. SL97 genomic window:
- a CDS encoding ribose-phosphate pyrophosphokinase, with product MTITFSTRIGPGFFTHPTFESFRFPAGDHHVKVVNENDGKGHLTEIATVKGADANDLAQLGMWADAAKQRGATTIAVIPYLPGARQDRGLPFGARVYAGFLNSFELDQVIAFDPHSPVIEGLVNNLTVVDSASVVRRWVVGRADRDSIAQRYTGIIAPDAGGVKRASAAAKVTHLPVYLAQKHRDEATGKLSGFSCADLPADGKFLVVDDICDGGGTFMGLAKATGLRRDQLGLFVSHGVFSGRAAQLTEHFEDIWTTDSFADDPRPESDRPSAFHIVNIGQYLNGAIK from the coding sequence ATGACCATCACCTTCAGCACCCGCATCGGGCCCGGGTTCTTCACCCACCCGACGTTCGAGTCGTTCCGATTCCCCGCGGGCGACCACCACGTCAAGGTCGTGAACGAGAACGACGGCAAGGGCCACCTCACCGAGATCGCGACCGTCAAGGGCGCCGACGCCAACGACCTCGCCCAGCTCGGCATGTGGGCCGACGCAGCCAAGCAGCGCGGCGCCACCACCATCGCCGTCATCCCGTACCTCCCCGGTGCTCGCCAGGACCGGGGGCTCCCGTTCGGCGCCCGCGTCTACGCCGGCTTCCTCAACAGCTTCGAGCTCGACCAGGTCATCGCCTTCGACCCGCACTCCCCAGTCATCGAGGGGCTGGTCAACAACCTCACGGTCGTCGACTCCGCAAGCGTCGTCAGGCGCTGGGTCGTCGGCCGAGCCGACAGGGACTCCATTGCCCAGCGCTACACGGGCATCATCGCCCCAGACGCGGGCGGCGTGAAGCGTGCCAGCGCCGCTGCCAAGGTCACCCACCTCCCCGTCTACCTCGCGCAGAAGCACCGCGACGAAGCCACCGGCAAGCTCTCCGGGTTCTCCTGTGCGGACCTCCCCGCCGACGGCAAGTTCCTCGTCGTCGACGACATCTGCGACGGCGGCGGGACCTTCATGGGCCTGGCCAAGGCGACCGGTCTGCGCCGCGACCAGCTCGGCCTCTTCGTCAGCCACGGAGTCTTCTCCGGCCGAGCCGCGCAGCTCACGGAGCACTTCGAGGACATCTGGACGACCGACTCGTTCGCTGACGACCCGCGCCCGGAGTCCGACCGCCCCAGCGCCTTCCACATCGTCAACATCGGCCAGTACCTGAACGGAGCCATCAAGTGA
- a CDS encoding signal peptidase I — protein MSDTDVDSRGSFLRGVLRGVIYGVLALVVTALVAAVILPRLLGAVPLTVVTGSMKPTINPGAIVVSQKVKPADVHIGDIVTYQAKLREPDLITHRVTGITYGISGIDHFTTQGDANGAPDRPVVPEQVKGRYIYQIPYLGHVTHLVPVTVKPYIAQAGGAALILWGVIQVILSRSRRQAQTIEPTTSKEETRASS, from the coding sequence GTGAGCGACACGGACGTCGACAGCCGTGGCTCGTTCCTCCGCGGCGTACTTCGCGGCGTCATCTACGGGGTGCTCGCCCTCGTCGTCACCGCCCTCGTGGCCGCGGTCATCCTGCCCCGGCTCCTCGGGGCCGTGCCGCTGACCGTCGTCACCGGATCTATGAAGCCGACCATCAACCCGGGCGCGATCGTGGTGAGCCAGAAGGTCAAGCCGGCCGACGTTCACATCGGCGACATCGTCACCTACCAGGCCAAGCTTCGTGAACCTGACCTGATCACGCACCGTGTCACGGGCATCACCTACGGCATCTCCGGCATCGACCACTTCACAACCCAGGGCGACGCGAACGGCGCTCCCGACCGCCCCGTCGTCCCCGAGCAGGTCAAGGGGCGGTACATCTACCAGATCCCCTACCTCGGGCATGTGACGCACCTGGTCCCCGTGACCGTGAAGCCGTACATCGCCCAAGCAGGCGGAGCGGCCCTCATTCTCTGGGGAGTGATCCAGGTCATCCTCTCCCGCAGCCGCCGACAGGCGCAGACCATCGAACCGACAACTTCGAAGGAGGAGACCCGTGCCTCGAGCTGA
- a CDS encoding glycosyltransferase family 4 protein, translated as MLLLTSAYPPVAGGAESYARVVAQALTRAGAEVLVVTDARDASPAAPEAHPAVVPVSGYWSMVTDPTKLCWEQMAFAVLSDLEPLVAAFGPDVVLTNNLETAVLGRMIADTLGIALVAAFHEHAPLDEPFGIGKLRLAYQRIAPDRVLCGSRFYYDRALPLVGPERAQLVYHGIATEDFAAAQPWDGRPTVPERTTTIVCIGRLKERKGQAVLLEALRRLPSELLTDTTVVLAGSVSSASPDYRAQLLATIEQTGLGDRVALVEDVTLDEVPKLLAAADLAVVPSLEEGLGFTVLEAFAAEVPVVTSRVPGIEEVLVEDGLVWEFAPGDTAALAEALQRALTNPDRGARQAEHARRVVQERFSIDRMAAETMRVLGEAVDEAQRSGQDARDS; from the coding sequence GTGCTGCTGCTAACCTCCGCCTACCCGCCGGTCGCTGGCGGGGCTGAGAGCTACGCGCGGGTCGTCGCACAAGCGCTGACCCGCGCCGGTGCCGAAGTGCTCGTGGTCACCGATGCGCGGGATGCGTCTCCGGCCGCCCCCGAGGCGCATCCGGCGGTGGTACCGGTGAGCGGTTACTGGTCGATGGTGACCGACCCCACGAAGTTGTGTTGGGAGCAGATGGCCTTCGCGGTCCTTTCGGACCTAGAGCCACTCGTCGCAGCATTCGGACCAGATGTCGTGCTCACGAACAACCTAGAGACCGCCGTACTCGGCCGCATGATTGCCGACACTCTCGGCATCGCCTTGGTCGCCGCGTTCCACGAACACGCTCCGCTCGACGAGCCCTTCGGCATCGGAAAGCTGCGGCTGGCGTATCAGCGGATCGCGCCGGATCGCGTGCTGTGCGGCTCGCGGTTCTACTACGACCGCGCCCTGCCTCTCGTCGGCCCCGAGCGTGCTCAGCTCGTCTACCATGGCATCGCGACCGAGGACTTCGCTGCAGCGCAACCGTGGGACGGTCGCCCCACCGTGCCCGAGCGCACGACGACCATCGTCTGCATCGGGCGCCTCAAGGAGCGTAAGGGCCAAGCAGTGCTGCTGGAGGCGCTACGACGACTGCCGAGCGAGCTGCTCACCGATACGACGGTCGTGCTCGCCGGATCGGTGAGCTCGGCATCCCCTGACTACCGCGCCCAGCTCCTCGCAACGATCGAGCAGACCGGTCTCGGCGACCGCGTCGCGCTCGTCGAGGACGTCACGCTCGACGAGGTGCCGAAGCTGCTGGCTGCGGCTGACCTTGCCGTCGTGCCCAGCCTCGAGGAGGGCCTCGGCTTCACGGTGCTAGAGGCGTTCGCCGCAGAGGTACCGGTTGTGACGTCCCGCGTGCCCGGTATCGAGGAGGTGCTCGTTGAGGATGGGCTCGTCTGGGAGTTCGCGCCCGGGGATACGGCAGCGCTTGCCGAGGCGCTGCAGCGGGCCCTCACCAACCCCGACCGTGGCGCGCGGCAGGCAGAGCACGCACGGCGGGTAGTGCAGGAGCGCTTCTCGATCGACCGCATGGCCGCGGAAACCATGCGGGTGCTTGGCGAGGCCGTAGACGAGGCGCAAAGGAGCGGCCAGGATGCCCGTGACAGCTGA
- a CDS encoding inositol monophosphatase family protein: protein MTAELDRLLVAAQRTADAVDAIHAETPPPLQVDTKDDGSLLSQMDLAVEDAVHLVLAQEVPGSIVLGEERSATGDVADLVAGRIDGWILDPIDHTRHYVRGDAEFGMLLGFVREGEVLVSCISAPRLGLRAWASAGGGAFLNGTQVRCAPVTGLAEAEIAFAGFREWGGAPRDLTAVLRRCAYPHGTRGGFLQQVRVASGAVDAALEPWGAPWDHLPGALLVAEAGGRASALDGGPIGSTPDSGLLVSAAGIHDVILDLLHGRSDEERRTLT, encoded by the coding sequence GTGACAGCTGAACTTGACCGTCTGCTTGTTGCCGCCCAGCGCACTGCAGATGCCGTCGATGCGATCCATGCCGAGACTCCGCCGCCGCTGCAGGTGGACACAAAGGACGACGGATCACTGCTGTCGCAGATGGATCTCGCCGTTGAAGACGCCGTACATTTGGTGCTTGCCCAAGAGGTGCCGGGCAGCATTGTGCTTGGCGAAGAACGGAGCGCCACGGGCGATGTTGCAGACCTCGTCGCAGGACGCATCGACGGCTGGATACTTGACCCGATCGACCACACACGGCACTACGTGCGGGGCGACGCCGAGTTCGGCATGCTGCTTGGGTTTGTGCGCGAGGGCGAGGTGCTTGTGTCATGCATCTCGGCCCCGAGACTGGGCCTGCGCGCATGGGCCTCGGCCGGCGGCGGCGCATTCCTAAACGGCACACAGGTGCGCTGCGCACCCGTCACCGGGCTCGCCGAGGCCGAGATCGCTTTCGCCGGTTTTAGGGAGTGGGGTGGCGCGCCACGCGATCTCACCGCCGTGCTGCGCCGCTGTGCTTATCCGCACGGCACCCGCGGCGGCTTCCTGCAGCAGGTGCGCGTCGCCTCGGGAGCCGTCGACGCGGCCCTTGAACCCTGGGGTGCACCGTGGGACCATCTGCCTGGTGCGCTGCTCGTCGCCGAGGCGGGCGGGCGGGCTTCGGCGCTCGACGGTGGCCCGATCGGCAGCACCCCGGATAGCGGGCTACTCGTGAGCGCAGCCGGCATTCACGACGTGATCCTGGACCTCCTGCACGGCAGGTCGGACGAAGAAAGAAGGACCCTTACGTGA
- a CDS encoding phospholipase translates to MPVFRQAVPPRRAAFAAAIAVAAGLLISTPLQAHHQKLEREESARSVAATTAHREATERRPDQIAWLAEHVKYVEREAAHTEAEAVLARAQEVKPALDTKVDTAPLASSVEPLTALASLSTRQIITATEKAKTELSAAEAAGAEVDRIAAEKAAAEEALRQAEAARLQAEAAAAAEVLRLANTPEGAKAAARELAASTYGWGDGQFSCLASLWTKESGWRFDAYNASGGATGIPQSLPGSKMAAAGADWQTSARTQIIWGLGYIKSTYGTPCAAWGHSQARNWY, encoded by the coding sequence ATGCCCGTGTTCCGTCAAGCCGTCCCACCGCGACGCGCAGCCTTCGCCGCCGCGATCGCTGTCGCCGCCGGCCTGCTCATCTCCACGCCCCTCCAGGCCCATCACCAGAAGCTCGAGCGTGAGGAGTCCGCGCGCTCGGTTGCCGCCACGACCGCGCACCGCGAAGCGACAGAGCGACGACCGGATCAGATCGCATGGCTCGCCGAACACGTCAAGTACGTCGAGCGGGAGGCAGCGCACACCGAAGCTGAGGCCGTTCTCGCACGGGCCCAGGAAGTGAAGCCTGCTCTCGACACGAAGGTCGACACGGCGCCGCTCGCTTCCTCCGTGGAGCCGCTCACCGCCCTTGCCTCGCTGAGCACTCGACAGATCATCACCGCCACTGAGAAGGCCAAGACAGAGCTGAGCGCAGCCGAAGCGGCCGGCGCAGAGGTCGACCGCATCGCCGCAGAGAAGGCTGCCGCCGAGGAAGCTCTGCGGCAGGCCGAGGCCGCCCGGCTCCAAGCCGAGGCTGCCGCAGCCGCCGAAGTGCTCAGGCTGGCGAACACCCCCGAGGGCGCCAAGGCAGCAGCCCGCGAGCTCGCCGCTTCGACCTACGGCTGGGGCGACGGTCAGTTCTCCTGCCTCGCGTCCCTGTGGACGAAGGAGTCCGGCTGGCGCTTCGACGCCTACAACGCCTCCGGCGGAGCGACAGGCATCCCACAGTCGCTGCCGGGCAGCAAGATGGCGGCGGCCGGCGCCGACTGGCAGACGTCCGCCCGCACCCAGATCATCTGGGGGCTCGGGTACATCAAGAGCACCTACGGGACACCCTGCGCCGCGTGGGGGCACTCGCAGGCGCGGAACTGGTACTGA
- a CDS encoding alternate-type signal peptide domain-containing protein, translated as MKSTFKSTKKATAGILAGAAGIALLAGGTTFALWSDETAKPAAAISNGDMSINVNDGTWADVSTGVAKPLNPATFRSVPGDKLRFTVPITLVASGDNAGATLGVKSGSTVAQLASKNATATYSLTEVGQTQPMTGAANVAIDQPIKVAVPKNAGKSYTLQIDVSISATATGRYLTGEVIDLGAVTYSLLQNR; from the coding sequence ATGAAGAGCACGTTCAAGAGCACGAAGAAGGCCACCGCCGGCATCCTCGCCGGCGCCGCAGGCATCGCGCTCCTCGCGGGAGGCACCACTTTCGCCCTGTGGAGTGACGAGACCGCGAAGCCCGCGGCCGCCATCTCCAACGGCGACATGTCCATCAACGTCAATGACGGCACCTGGGCGGACGTCTCGACCGGCGTCGCCAAGCCCCTGAACCCGGCCACGTTCCGCAGCGTGCCCGGCGACAAGCTGCGCTTCACCGTGCCGATCACCCTGGTCGCCAGCGGCGACAACGCCGGCGCGACCCTGGGCGTCAAGTCGGGCTCCACCGTCGCGCAGCTCGCGTCGAAGAACGCCACGGCGACCTACAGCCTGACGGAGGTCGGGCAGACGCAGCCGATGACCGGCGCCGCCAACGTGGCGATCGACCAGCCCATCAAGGTCGCCGTCCCGAAGAACGCCGGCAAGAGCTACACGCTGCAGATCGACGTGAGCATCTCGGCAACCGCCACCGGCCGCTACCTGACCGGCGAGGTCATCGACCTCGGCGCCGTCACGTACAGCCTGCTGCAGAACCGCTAG
- a CDS encoding CAP domain-containing protein, with product MSGTSHSGYQRAGWITGENVAWTPGGNTDSWQVVAAWAASSGHNANMLGSQYTAAGAGYSPQGGWVLILGAPAPTQQPAPAPAPAPAPAPAPAPAPAAPSGPSAPSAPAPAPAPAPAPSPGRPTTGPSAGPPAGASSGSSAPSSAPSGSSTGKSPSTSTSSGGGSTKPSSGRPDSAAGSGRATASGDNRGPLLGSGGTLNSPLGSTSKSDKRDSDQTSGTDLFGGPAEAPAGTANQDSTSTPVDSSRSSEQRAAGSDSDELDVPTAAKTPAPEVAGYGDLALFALAFLGSLIVRAAQRITRPRNV from the coding sequence ATGTCCGGCACTTCCCACTCGGGCTACCAGCGAGCCGGGTGGATCACAGGTGAGAACGTCGCCTGGACGCCAGGTGGCAACACCGATTCCTGGCAGGTTGTCGCCGCCTGGGCAGCGTCGTCCGGCCACAACGCAAACATGCTCGGCAGCCAGTACACGGCTGCCGGCGCCGGGTACAGCCCGCAGGGCGGCTGGGTCCTCATCCTCGGCGCTCCCGCCCCCACTCAGCAGCCAGCTCCCGCTCCCGCACCCGCGCCCGCGCCAGCTCCGGCACCAGCCCCGGCACCTGCAGCTCCCAGCGGCCCCAGTGCGCCCTCAGCTCCGGCGCCCGCTCCAGCACCCGCTCCGGCACCAAGTCCAGGCAGGCCAACCACTGGCCCTTCCGCCGGCCCGCCGGCGGGCGCCAGCTCGGGCAGCTCAGCCCCGAGCTCAGCTCCCTCCGGTTCGTCCACCGGGAAGTCCCCCTCCACGTCCACCTCATCGGGCGGCGGCAGCACGAAGCCAAGCAGCGGCCGCCCCGACAGCGCAGCCGGCAGCGGACGCGCAACTGCATCAGGCGACAACCGAGGGCCCCTCCTCGGGTCCGGCGGCACCCTCAACAGCCCGCTCGGCAGCACCTCAAAGAGCGACAAGCGGGACAGCGACCAGACCTCCGGCACCGATCTCTTCGGAGGGCCCGCCGAGGCACCGGCCGGCACGGCCAACCAGGACTCGACAAGCACGCCGGTCGACTCGAGCCGCAGCAGCGAGCAGCGCGCCGCGGGGAGCGACTCCGACGAGCTCGACGTCCCTACGGCGGCCAAAACCCCTGCCCCCGAAGTGGCCGGCTACGGGGATCTCGCCCTGTTCGCTCTCGCGTTCCTCGGCTCCCTGATCGTTCGCGCAGCTCAGCGAATCACGCGGCCGCGAAACGTCTGA
- a CDS encoding phosphotransferase family protein, which yields MSTSTVAFSAALAQHGYEPDGDAWQGMEGTVLGLTGGRVAKSWFERSRKGVEQIQAFSADLAAMQLPFGTPEVERVFEADGMVISIERRLTGTPLKEFLTDPTPTSTDAAIEALLSALLVLRDTAKPDDAHLLPLFDVAKPDPGTAGTTVLGALARRRLQASPVILERIPNAPAVLDALEAWLARSTASEVLTHGDLCAENVLVDDRGAVTAVLDWGFLTCYAPPAIDLGISTGILDMYSEKARATDDRFVARVLATTDADLGDLLRTRALYALITATAYSPEGTDGHFGWCVEQLQRDDVRAAVDAG from the coding sequence GTGAGCACATCGACTGTCGCCTTCAGCGCCGCACTCGCCCAGCACGGCTACGAGCCTGACGGCGACGCCTGGCAGGGCATGGAAGGCACCGTGCTCGGTCTCACCGGCGGCCGGGTCGCGAAGTCCTGGTTCGAGCGCAGCCGTAAGGGTGTGGAGCAAATCCAGGCCTTCTCCGCTGACCTTGCAGCCATGCAGCTGCCCTTCGGCACCCCGGAGGTCGAGAGGGTCTTTGAGGCCGATGGCATGGTTATCAGCATCGAGAGACGGCTGACGGGCACACCGCTGAAGGAATTCCTCACCGACCCGACGCCGACCTCGACGGACGCGGCGATTGAGGCCCTGCTCTCAGCCTTACTCGTTCTCCGTGATACGGCAAAACCCGATGACGCGCACCTGCTACCGCTCTTCGATGTCGCGAAGCCCGACCCTGGCACGGCGGGTACGACGGTGCTTGGCGCCCTCGCCCGGCGGCGCCTACAGGCCTCACCAGTGATCCTCGAACGCATCCCGAACGCCCCGGCGGTGCTGGATGCGCTGGAGGCGTGGCTCGCCCGCTCGACGGCGTCCGAGGTGCTCACGCACGGTGACCTCTGCGCCGAGAACGTGCTCGTCGATGACCGCGGCGCCGTCACAGCTGTGCTCGACTGGGGCTTCCTCACCTGCTACGCGCCGCCCGCGATCGATCTCGGGATCTCGACCGGTATCCTCGACATGTACTCCGAGAAGGCCCGGGCCACCGACGACCGGTTCGTCGCGCGCGTGCTCGCCACGACCGACGCCGACCTCGGTGACCTGCTGCGCACCCGGGCGCTATATGCGCTCATCACCGCGACGGCATATTCGCCGGAGGGCACCGACGGTCACTTTGGCTGGTGCGTCGAGCAGCTGCAGCGCGACGACGTGCGGGCGGCGGTGGATGCCGGATGA
- the dut gene encoding dUTP diphosphatase has product MTASIKIKTLHQDAIVPEHARTGDAGVDLRAIENATIAPGDVHIIGTGLALELPDDLVALVHSRSGLAAKQRVAVLNAPGVIDSGYRGEVKVILINHGIYPFEVKTGDRIAQLVIQHFVAPTFEVVDELSSSDRGAGGFGSTGTSTVAPIATATPAKKLSKRLSHALRHAPDDYGITLDAGGWADLNDVVVGLRLSSPKLADIGCADVQFVVDHGSKERFELAGGRIRATYGHSVDVAIDHLGSSIPSELFHGTSPDSVTAILADGLRPMTRRLVHLSGDEETAERVGRRKHSNPAILRIDAAAALRDGHDIRLAADTTYTVASVPAAYITRVA; this is encoded by the coding sequence GTGACCGCGAGCATCAAGATCAAGACCCTCCACCAGGACGCCATCGTCCCCGAGCACGCCCGCACGGGCGACGCCGGAGTCGACCTCCGCGCCATCGAGAACGCGACCATCGCCCCCGGCGACGTCCATATCATCGGCACCGGCCTCGCGCTCGAGCTCCCCGACGACCTCGTGGCCCTCGTCCACTCCCGGTCCGGCCTCGCCGCCAAGCAGCGCGTCGCCGTCCTGAACGCCCCCGGCGTCATCGACTCCGGCTACCGCGGCGAGGTGAAGGTCATCCTCATCAACCACGGCATCTACCCGTTCGAGGTGAAGACCGGCGACCGCATCGCCCAGCTCGTCATCCAGCACTTCGTCGCCCCGACCTTCGAGGTCGTCGACGAGCTCAGCAGCAGCGACCGCGGCGCCGGAGGCTTCGGTTCGACCGGCACGTCCACCGTGGCGCCCATCGCCACGGCCACCCCGGCCAAGAAGCTCAGCAAGCGCCTGTCGCACGCCCTCAGGCACGCACCCGACGACTACGGCATCACCCTCGACGCCGGCGGCTGGGCAGACCTCAACGACGTCGTCGTGGGCCTGCGCCTGTCGAGCCCGAAGCTGGCCGACATCGGCTGCGCGGACGTGCAGTTCGTCGTCGACCACGGATCGAAGGAGCGTTTCGAGCTCGCCGGTGGCCGCATCCGCGCCACCTACGGCCACAGCGTCGACGTCGCCATCGACCACCTCGGCTCGTCCATCCCGTCCGAGCTGTTCCACGGCACGTCGCCCGACTCGGTGACCGCCATCCTCGCGGACGGTCTGCGACCGATGACGCGCCGCCTCGTCCACCTCTCCGGCGACGAGGAGACCGCCGAGCGGGTCGGCCGCCGGAAGCACAGCAACCCCGCCATCCTCCGCATCGACGCCGCGGCGGCTCTCCGCGACGGGCACGACATCCGACTCGCTGCGGACACGACCTACACGGTCGCGAGCGTGCCGGCCGCGTACATCACCCGGGTCGCGTAG
- a CDS encoding nicotinate phosphoribosyltransferase — MSTKLERRITTASPIAGLLGTDGYKQSHRPLYPQPGSEHGDGTGTTRILINWTNRSNKLLPNSSHAVVFGLQYFIQSYLVETWESFFAAAEDEVVDLFLAELDAYFGPGHTLDAEHVRALHRLGYLPLKVRALKEGTLAPIGVATVTIENTHDEFFWLPNYIETALSATIWHPSTTATVALEYRDIIETWVERTGTVTPGTLFHAHDFSMRGQTSLTSAAASGAGHLTSFLGTDSMPSLDFIRRYYPGENGTLAGSVPATEHSVMCIRGQQGELEVFKHILDTFPTGVVSAVSDGYDLFKVLTEVLPQLKAEILSRDGKLVIRPDSGDPVDIVTGEYVIDEDLIEYEHAKSRGRVTPEMSGVVELLGELFGYTVNDKGYKVLDSHIGVIYGDSITQERATAIFRRLAAKGWAAENVVLGVGSFTYQYKTRDNLGSAVKATWAVVDGEPVDIQKDPKTGGGGKKSAKGRIVLHRDETGEIRQLEGTKPEDDESSLLELVWEDGYFYRHQSFADVRGTLEAERAARKERRRAS, encoded by the coding sequence GTGAGCACCAAGCTCGAACGACGCATCACCACCGCAAGCCCCATCGCCGGCCTCCTCGGCACCGATGGCTACAAGCAGAGCCACCGGCCCCTCTACCCCCAGCCCGGCTCTGAGCACGGCGACGGCACCGGCACGACGCGCATCCTCATCAACTGGACGAACCGCTCCAACAAGCTGCTCCCGAACTCGAGCCACGCCGTCGTGTTCGGCCTGCAGTACTTCATCCAGTCCTACCTCGTCGAGACGTGGGAGTCCTTCTTCGCGGCAGCCGAAGACGAGGTCGTCGACCTCTTCCTGGCCGAGCTCGACGCCTACTTCGGCCCCGGGCACACCCTCGACGCCGAGCACGTCAGGGCGCTCCACCGGCTCGGCTACCTCCCGCTCAAGGTGCGGGCCCTCAAGGAGGGGACCCTGGCGCCCATCGGTGTCGCCACCGTGACCATCGAGAACACCCACGACGAGTTCTTCTGGCTGCCCAACTACATCGAGACGGCCCTGTCAGCGACCATCTGGCACCCGAGCACCACCGCCACCGTCGCACTCGAGTACCGCGACATCATCGAGACGTGGGTCGAGCGAACCGGAACGGTCACCCCCGGCACCCTCTTCCATGCACACGACTTCTCCATGCGAGGCCAGACGTCTCTGACCTCGGCCGCCGCATCCGGCGCCGGCCACCTGACGAGCTTCCTCGGCACCGACTCGATGCCGTCCCTCGACTTCATCCGCCGCTACTACCCGGGAGAGAACGGCACCCTCGCCGGCTCCGTCCCCGCCACCGAGCACTCGGTCATGTGCATCCGCGGCCAGCAGGGCGAGCTCGAGGTGTTCAAGCACATCCTCGACACCTTCCCCACCGGTGTCGTCTCGGCCGTCAGCGACGGCTACGACCTCTTCAAGGTGCTCACTGAGGTGCTCCCGCAGCTCAAGGCCGAGATCCTCAGCCGCGACGGCAAGCTCGTCATCCGACCCGACTCCGGAGACCCCGTCGACATCGTCACCGGCGAGTACGTCATCGACGAGGACCTCATCGAGTACGAGCACGCGAAGAGCCGCGGCCGCGTCACGCCCGAGATGTCCGGCGTCGTCGAACTGCTGGGCGAGCTGTTCGGCTACACGGTCAACGACAAGGGGTACAAGGTCCTCGACTCCCACATCGGCGTGATCTACGGCGACAGCATCACCCAGGAGCGCGCCACTGCCATCTTCCGGCGCCTCGCGGCCAAGGGATGGGCGGCGGAGAACGTCGTGCTCGGCGTCGGCTCCTTCACCTACCAGTACAAGACGCGGGACAACCTCGGCTCAGCAGTCAAGGCCACGTGGGCCGTCGTCGACGGTGAGCCCGTCGACATCCAGAAGGACCCCAAGACCGGAGGCGGCGGCAAGAAGAGCGCCAAGGGGCGCATCGTCCTCCACCGCGACGAGACCGGGGAGATCCGCCAGCTCGAGGGCACCAAGCCCGAGGACGACGAGAGCAGCCTGCTCGAGCTCGTCTGGGAGGACGGCTACTTCTACCGCCACCAGTCCTTCGCCGACGTCCGGGGCACCCTCGAGGCTGAGCGCGCCGCCCGCAAGGAGCGCCGCCGGGCCTCGTAG
- a CDS encoding DUF7455 domain-containing protein, giving the protein MTTIAATPPAGRTLPPAPVPANGTPTEAQILDSADRCDQCSARAYVRATFASSDLLFCGHHFTKAEQRIRSTAKAVLDERSYILPARTTGTGATSA; this is encoded by the coding sequence ATGACGACCATCGCAGCAACCCCGCCCGCCGGCCGCACCCTGCCGCCGGCCCCCGTCCCGGCCAACGGCACGCCGACCGAGGCGCAGATCCTCGACTCCGCCGACCGCTGCGACCAGTGCTCCGCCCGGGCCTACGTGCGGGCCACCTTCGCCAGCAGCGACCTGCTCTTCTGCGGCCACCACTTCACCAAGGCCGAGCAGCGCATCCGATCGACGGCGAAGGCCGTCCTCGACGAGCGCAGCTACATCCTGCCCGCCAGGACCACCGGCACCGGCGCCACCTCCGCGTAG
- a CDS encoding 5' nucleotidase, NT5C type, with translation MTAPLTILVDIDAPVALWEKGLVDVARQDYPHLNIADAGTRNAWDLLKDVDADVATALMATMNKPGFYRDLEPREGAFEALHEMLDAGHNVMMCSTPSVYNPTCASDKLWWMERHGGLELAKRTIMTLDKTVVRGDVLIDDKDVITGSMAPEWTRIVWNEAYNQAATGPRMVQWDSWRDAIDEALTISYGRTAA, from the coding sequence ATGACCGCACCCCTCACGATCCTCGTCGACATCGACGCCCCCGTTGCCCTGTGGGAGAAGGGCCTCGTCGACGTCGCCCGCCAGGACTACCCCCACCTCAACATCGCCGACGCCGGCACTCGCAACGCCTGGGACCTGCTCAAGGACGTCGATGCCGACGTCGCCACGGCTCTCATGGCCACGATGAACAAGCCCGGCTTCTACCGCGACCTCGAGCCGCGCGAGGGTGCCTTCGAGGCCCTCCACGAGATGCTCGACGCCGGCCACAACGTGATGATGTGTTCGACGCCCTCGGTCTACAACCCCACCTGTGCCTCCGACAAGCTCTGGTGGATGGAGCGTCACGGCGGCCTCGAGCTCGCCAAGCGCACGATCATGACCCTCGACAAGACCGTCGTCCGCGGCGACGTGCTCATCGACGATAAGGACGTCATCACCGGCTCCATGGCCCCTGAGTGGACCCGCATCGTCTGGAACGAGGCCTACAACCAGGCTGCGACCGGTCCGCGCATGGTCCAGTGGGACAGCTGGCGCGACGCCATCGACGAAGCCCTCACCATCAGCTACGGAAGGACCGCCGCGTGA